The following coding sequences lie in one Porphyromonas asaccharolytica DSM 20707 genomic window:
- a CDS encoding deoxycytidylate deaminase — MTITPTTSSASDSKQTILDRRYLRMARIWAENSYCRRRQVGALIVHNQMIISDGYNGTPSGFENVCEDDEGITKPYVLHAEANAITKVAASGNNCTGATIYITASPCLECAKLIIQSRIRRVVYGEQYRLTDGVELLERAGIEVVYIPLDEISTTADSSTH; from the coding sequence ATGACTATCACACCGACTACCTCTTCTGCTTCTGACTCAAAGCAGACGATCTTGGATCGCCGTTATCTGCGCATGGCTCGTATATGGGCTGAGAACTCTTACTGTCGACGCCGACAAGTAGGAGCCTTGATCGTACACAATCAGATGATTATCTCAGACGGATACAACGGTACGCCCTCGGGATTTGAAAATGTCTGCGAAGATGACGAAGGGATCACCAAGCCTTACGTCCTCCACGCTGAGGCCAATGCGATTACCAAGGTGGCGGCATCGGGCAATAACTGCACGGGTGCGACCATTTACATTACCGCTTCTCCCTGCCTAGAGTGTGCTAAGCTGATCATCCAGAGTCGCATACGACGTGTCGTGTATGGTGAGCAGTACCGACTCACCGATGGTGTCGAACTACTCGAGCGTGCTGGCATTGAGGTAGTCTACATACCGCTGGACGAAATTTCAACTACTGCCGACTCCTCGACCCATTAG
- a CDS encoding S41 family peptidase, whose protein sequence is MRRQYKYLICFLVGALIGAGAFWLFSRYRGITHADKFDQVLQLVDKYYVDSVDIEQLRTDILPYMLGSLDPHSTYIPPLESEMEEQRLEGQFEGIGIIYNIITDTIVVDQVFAGGPSETAGLEPGDRILTCDGKSLLGERNNQDTITSALRGPKGSVAHLSILRRHTRRNVSVVRGPVPIRSIDVSYMLTPTIGLMQITTWARTTYDEFIQHWGELQRSGAKALILDLRDNTGGYMDAAVAVANEFLSKDQLIVYTEGRTMPREDVVANGEGMLQKLPLVVLVNENSASSSEIFSGAMQDHDRAMIVGRQTYGKGLVQQPFTFPDHSSVRLTVARYYTPSGRNIQRPYEQGSLSSIEESLMSVSGIKPVGDYADTLSLTKQKQREYHSDKGRLLFSGYGIMPDIFVPQDTAMINAYAARLIMSGAMQEFAFYFVDLNRENLREISSVRELLALLAQEKSLINDLAAYAADQGIAQRPLMLRQATQRLQLQMHALIANHLFGATGFYQVITQGDPMISSAEQYLQENYHTR, encoded by the coding sequence ATGCGTCGTCAGTATAAATATTTAATCTGTTTCCTAGTGGGGGCGCTCATTGGTGCAGGTGCTTTTTGGCTATTCTCGCGCTATCGGGGGATCACGCACGCAGATAAGTTTGACCAGGTACTGCAGCTAGTCGATAAGTATTATGTAGACTCTGTCGATATCGAGCAGCTACGTACGGACATACTCCCTTATATGCTTGGGTCGCTTGATCCGCACTCTACTTATATACCACCGTTAGAGTCGGAGATGGAGGAGCAGAGACTGGAGGGACAGTTTGAGGGAATAGGGATCATCTACAACATCATCACCGACACGATCGTCGTCGACCAAGTGTTCGCTGGAGGTCCCTCTGAGACCGCCGGTCTAGAGCCTGGTGATCGTATCTTAACCTGCGATGGCAAGAGCCTCCTCGGTGAGCGCAACAACCAAGACACCATCACCTCAGCACTCAGAGGTCCGAAGGGATCGGTCGCACATCTATCGATACTACGTCGCCATACACGACGAAATGTGAGTGTCGTGCGTGGTCCTGTGCCGATTAGAAGCATAGATGTGAGCTATATGCTTACGCCGACCATCGGACTGATGCAGATCACCACCTGGGCGCGTACTACTTATGACGAGTTCATTCAGCACTGGGGTGAGTTGCAGCGATCTGGAGCCAAAGCTCTAATCCTCGATCTGAGAGACAATACGGGAGGCTACATGGATGCAGCTGTTGCTGTTGCCAATGAGTTCCTTAGCAAGGATCAATTGATCGTCTATACGGAGGGTCGCACGATGCCTCGTGAAGATGTGGTCGCCAATGGCGAGGGCATGCTGCAGAAGTTGCCTCTAGTAGTGCTGGTCAATGAGAACAGTGCCTCGTCCTCTGAGATCTTTTCGGGGGCTATGCAAGACCACGACCGGGCGATGATCGTAGGACGACAGACCTATGGCAAGGGTTTGGTTCAGCAGCCCTTTACCTTCCCAGATCACTCTAGCGTACGTCTCACGGTGGCTCGCTACTATACGCCATCGGGTCGCAACATACAGCGCCCCTATGAGCAGGGGAGTCTCTCCTCGATCGAGGAGAGTCTTATGAGCGTCTCTGGCATCAAGCCCGTGGGCGACTATGCCGATACGCTCTCACTGACTAAGCAAAAGCAGCGGGAGTATCATAGCGATAAGGGGCGTCTCCTCTTCAGCGGTTATGGCATCATGCCCGATATCTTCGTACCGCAAGACACAGCGATGATCAATGCTTATGCAGCACGTCTGATCATGTCTGGGGCGATGCAGGAGTTTGCCTTTTACTTTGTCGACTTAAATAGAGAGAACCTCCGTGAGATTAGCTCAGTCCGGGAGTTGCTAGCTTTGCTTGCTCAGGAGAAGTCTCTAATCAACGATCTAGCCGCATACGCTGCTGACCAAGGCATAGCCCAGCGGCCACTGATGCTACGCCAAGCCACGCAGCGCTTGCAGCTACAGATGCATGCCTTGATAGCTAATCATCTCTTCGGTGCTACGGGCTTCTATCAGGTGATAACCCAAGGCGATCCGATGATCAGCAGCGCAGAGCAATATCTACAGGAAAATTATCACACACGATGA
- a CDS encoding 5-formyltetrahydrofolate cyclo-ligase, translating to MMSCDKVREEKKALRRAIRAKMRSEWTEEYRQAVSERVCRQIETFLPFVRSHCVALYCALPDEVDLTAILERYQSDKRLLIPRVEGDDINFYTYQPESLITSEDYKILEPTAATEEAIDPAEIELILVPGVAFDLHGGRMGRGKGYYDRFFARCPHALRAAVTSSLQIVEQIPLEPWDEAMHYIISDGQTYEVRD from the coding sequence ATGATGAGTTGTGACAAAGTGAGAGAGGAGAAAAAAGCATTACGCCGTGCCATCCGTGCTAAGATGCGGAGTGAATGGACCGAGGAGTACCGACAGGCGGTCTCGGAGCGTGTCTGTCGGCAGATAGAGACGTTTCTACCCTTCGTGCGTAGTCATTGCGTAGCACTATACTGCGCCCTGCCCGACGAGGTAGACCTGACTGCTATCTTAGAGCGCTACCAGAGCGACAAGAGACTCCTCATCCCCCGCGTGGAGGGTGACGATATCAACTTCTACACCTATCAGCCCGAGTCGCTCATTACCAGCGAGGACTACAAGATCCTTGAGCCGACAGCAGCTACTGAGGAGGCGATAGATCCAGCAGAGATAGAGCTTATCTTGGTGCCGGGGGTCGCATTCGACCTGCATGGTGGACGTATGGGTCGTGGCAAGGGTTACTACGATCGCTTCTTCGCACGCTGTCCCCATGCCCTTCGAGCAGCGGTCACCTCCTCGCTACAGATCGTCGAGCAGATCCCGCTAGAGCCGTGGGACGAGGCGATGCACTATATCATATCAGATGGTCAGACCTACGAGGTACGCGACTAA
- the megL gene encoding methionine gamma-lyase translates to MIDPKKLQQMGFATRAIHAGSERNQHGTLATPIYQTSTFVFDSAEQGGRRFALEEDGYIYTRLGNPTCTAAEQKVASLEGGEACVSASSGIGAITSAIYPLVQAGDHIVAGKTLYGCTYSFLEHGLSRFGVEVTFVDARNLDEIKAAMRPNTKLVYIETPANPNMYLTDIEGAAKIAHSQEGTVLMVDNTYCTPFITRPLDLGADVVVHSATKYLNGHGDVIAGFVVGRKEYIDQVRLFAVKDMTGSVLGPFEAYLIARGIKTLEIRMERHCANAQRVAEFLEQHPAIASIAYPGLKSFPQYELAQKQMRLPGAMIAFELKGGLEAGRKLMNSLHLATLCVSLGDAETLIEHPASMTHSPYTPEERAASDIGEGMVRLSIGLENVEDIIADLKCGLDALL, encoded by the coding sequence ATGATTGATCCAAAAAAACTACAGCAGATGGGCTTCGCTACGCGTGCCATCCATGCTGGTAGCGAGCGCAATCAGCACGGTACGCTGGCTACACCTATTTATCAGACCTCTACTTTTGTTTTTGACTCTGCGGAGCAGGGTGGCAGACGCTTTGCCCTTGAGGAGGACGGGTACATCTACACTCGTCTGGGGAATCCTACCTGCACAGCTGCTGAGCAGAAGGTTGCCTCTCTAGAGGGTGGTGAGGCTTGCGTCAGCGCTTCTTCAGGCATTGGTGCGATCACCTCGGCTATCTACCCCTTGGTGCAGGCTGGTGACCACATCGTCGCAGGTAAGACGCTCTACGGCTGCACCTACTCATTCCTCGAGCATGGACTCTCACGCTTTGGTGTGGAGGTGACCTTCGTCGATGCGCGCAATCTTGATGAGATCAAGGCTGCTATGCGCCCCAATACGAAGCTGGTCTACATCGAGACCCCGGCCAACCCTAACATGTACCTGACAGATATCGAAGGCGCTGCCAAGATAGCTCACAGCCAGGAGGGTACTGTGCTGATGGTGGACAATACTTACTGCACGCCTTTTATCACGCGTCCTCTAGACCTCGGTGCTGATGTCGTAGTACACTCAGCTACGAAGTATCTGAATGGTCACGGTGATGTGATCGCCGGATTTGTCGTCGGTCGCAAGGAATATATCGACCAGGTGCGTCTCTTTGCTGTAAAGGATATGACGGGATCAGTCCTAGGCCCGTTCGAAGCATACCTGATCGCTCGTGGTATCAAGACTCTGGAGATACGTATGGAGCGTCACTGCGCTAATGCACAGCGTGTCGCTGAGTTCCTCGAGCAGCACCCCGCTATCGCCTCGATCGCTTACCCAGGTCTCAAGAGCTTCCCACAGTATGAGCTAGCTCAGAAGCAGATGCGCCTACCAGGTGCTATGATCGCCTTCGAGCTCAAGGGTGGTCTAGAGGCTGGTCGCAAGCTGATGAATAGCCTCCACCTAGCTACACTCTGCGTGAGCCTTGGTGATGCTGAGACGCTTATCGAGCACCCAGCTAGCATGACTCACTCGCCCTACACACCTGAGGAGCGTGCTGCTTCTGACATTGGTGAGGGTATGGTACGTCTCTCTATCGGTCTAGAGAATGTCGAGGACATCATCGCAGACCTTAAGTGTGGTCTAGACGCACTCCTATAA
- a CDS encoding T9SS type A sorting domain-containing protein, whose product MSHRLLIAALLALLGIAIYAPLPAQEAAEQNVITMKLTELPTNDDDEPIPLSLEVQGEGEITIDGVTEAYAAERTSYTPTELEIKIRGAVTSISCEYVSVLSAIDITSSKTIEKLSVKNSSITDLQAKNVTSLKKLNCAYSSLPALDLTGCTSLKTLAGNACMKLQRVALSGCSALEELELQNSGVTDLDITGLVNLKSLNVARNPVKELNLKGMSQLTTLDCMQAEVTTLDLSDCVALEDLTASSCLKLATVKLPKSDNLKYIYLQEAQIEEIDLSGHTSLVQVYLERCQKLTKVTAANCPNLKLLSLHLCALPAETTLALVEDLADHGADYNATSPAYKIFALGTKVTYKEGNVWSPKAASVARRKGWALFSKNEDEYGEPTPIFEYAKVTIEETEHGTIAIEGYDKEDWPFMPQGETYKVLATPEAGYELQELKVNDDDILEDLEFQLFEDSKITATFAKTAPVTYEYYLTKVEPTVATATVYTYGYDENKKWVSRTAMKGDGTVESRNDIRYDEEGRISDIDITLAYDNGKPSMFTHYTYDDQGRMVRRQMKLFTTDMADTKIAYRPDGQIDYWTEQSAKVMNDYIYNDKGQLIEEQFGEATGVDTDHPTVLTPTGKTFYSYNDKGQKSEVKYAAVQTKWLYMKGEQYTWNEQGLMSSVKAMNYTYDQGETDPEKGKPNPVFELRYQYDDKAKTKVFWPMLPITEENGGFGEFSYDLKGYCTKAEHWLLSYGDPNHTFDFIYVFEASPRHLQELVDRGTTTVQYAYGTITAEGAALEGLQVYDTTGQLLRDYHTAPCQRIDMGVSELPDGLYIVRTISSDSTQTDKVVITQ is encoded by the coding sequence ATGAGTCACCGACTACTTATTGCTGCGCTGCTAGCCCTCCTCGGGATCGCTATTTATGCGCCGCTACCAGCTCAAGAAGCTGCTGAGCAAAACGTCATTACGATGAAACTTACAGAGCTCCCCACCAACGATGATGACGAGCCTATTCCACTCTCTCTAGAGGTACAGGGTGAGGGTGAGATAACCATCGACGGCGTCACAGAGGCTTACGCAGCAGAGCGTACTTCTTACACCCCCACAGAGCTAGAGATTAAGATCCGTGGTGCTGTCACTTCGATAAGTTGCGAATATGTCAGCGTACTCTCTGCCATAGACATCACGAGCTCAAAGACGATTGAGAAGCTTAGTGTCAAAAACAGCTCGATCACCGATCTACAGGCTAAGAATGTCACCTCGCTTAAAAAGCTAAACTGCGCCTACAGCTCCCTGCCTGCACTAGATCTAACGGGCTGTACAAGTCTAAAGACTCTCGCTGGCAATGCCTGTATGAAGCTCCAGCGTGTCGCCCTCTCTGGATGTTCAGCACTCGAGGAGCTAGAACTCCAAAACAGCGGTGTGACTGATCTAGACATAACGGGTCTAGTCAATCTGAAGAGCCTCAACGTAGCTCGCAACCCAGTTAAGGAGCTTAACCTAAAGGGGATGAGCCAGCTCACCACGCTAGACTGTATGCAGGCAGAGGTCACCACACTAGATCTCTCAGACTGTGTCGCTCTAGAGGATCTCACAGCTAGTTCTTGTCTTAAGCTTGCTACGGTAAAGCTACCTAAATCTGACAATCTAAAGTACATCTACCTACAGGAGGCTCAGATAGAGGAGATAGATCTATCGGGTCACACTTCACTAGTTCAGGTCTACCTAGAGCGTTGCCAAAAACTTACCAAGGTGACCGCAGCCAATTGCCCGAACCTGAAGCTACTCAGCTTGCACCTCTGTGCACTCCCTGCAGAGACGACACTGGCTCTTGTAGAGGATTTGGCAGATCATGGTGCCGACTACAATGCGACGTCACCTGCTTATAAGATTTTTGCTCTGGGGACCAAGGTTACATACAAGGAGGGCAACGTTTGGTCTCCCAAGGCGGCTAGTGTAGCTAGACGCAAGGGGTGGGCACTATTTAGCAAGAATGAGGATGAGTATGGAGAGCCCACACCTATCTTCGAGTATGCTAAGGTTACCATTGAAGAGACAGAGCACGGGACGATAGCTATCGAGGGTTACGACAAGGAAGACTGGCCCTTTATGCCACAAGGTGAGACCTACAAGGTGCTCGCTACCCCTGAGGCTGGCTACGAGCTACAGGAGCTCAAGGTCAATGACGATGATATCCTAGAGGATCTAGAGTTCCAGCTCTTTGAGGATAGCAAGATCACGGCTACCTTTGCAAAGACTGCCCCAGTAACCTACGAGTACTATCTGACGAAGGTGGAGCCTACGGTCGCTACGGCTACGGTCTATACTTATGGGTATGACGAAAACAAGAAGTGGGTATCCCGCACCGCTATGAAGGGCGACGGAACTGTCGAGTCTCGCAACGATATACGATATGATGAGGAGGGACGTATCTCAGATATTGACATCACGCTAGCCTATGACAATGGCAAGCCCAGTATGTTTACTCACTATACATACGATGATCAGGGTCGTATGGTAAGACGCCAGATGAAGCTCTTTACAACCGATATGGCTGACACCAAGATCGCCTATCGTCCCGATGGACAGATAGACTATTGGACAGAGCAGAGCGCCAAAGTGATGAATGACTACATCTACAACGACAAGGGACAGCTCATCGAGGAGCAGTTTGGAGAGGCTACAGGAGTAGATACAGATCACCCCACAGTGTTGACCCCCACAGGCAAGACCTTCTACAGCTACAACGACAAGGGACAGAAGTCAGAGGTCAAGTATGCAGCCGTTCAGACCAAGTGGCTCTACATGAAGGGTGAGCAGTACACGTGGAATGAGCAGGGACTGATGTCCAGCGTCAAGGCGATGAACTATACGTATGATCAGGGTGAGACCGATCCTGAGAAGGGTAAGCCTAACCCCGTCTTCGAGCTACGCTATCAGTACGACGACAAGGCTAAGACCAAGGTCTTCTGGCCTATGCTACCTATTACAGAGGAAAACGGAGGCTTCGGCGAGTTTAGCTATGACCTCAAGGGTTACTGCACAAAGGCTGAGCACTGGCTACTATCCTATGGTGATCCTAACCACACCTTTGACTTTATCTATGTCTTTGAGGCTTCACCACGTCACCTCCAGGAGCTAGTAGACAGAGGCACCACGACGGTACAGTACGCTTACGGTACGATCACTGCTGAGGGCGCTGCCCTTGAGGGACTTCAGGTATACGACACCACGGGTCAGCTACTGCGTGACTACCACACAGCTCCTTGTCAGCGCATCGATATGGGCGTCTCTGAGCTACCTGACGGACTATACATCGTTCGCACCATCTCATCTGACAGCACACAAACTGACAAGGTGGTCATAACACAATAA
- a CDS encoding leucine-rich repeat domain-containing protein, giving the protein MTMLMGLALCSLQSYAASRILFTTALPVGSTITLTISADGAVTAQGLAGAILADGKPHAYTIESADVKLSGAITAITLSHQKLSALDVRQAKELAELRCDNNNLTELNIAYAKALHRLDCTYNQLERLDIPKESLLKELRLKGNYVKSLALAQCADLEILDYSDNYYPSSVDLSKCTKLQQLDVSKNKIRSLDLTQNVDLRTLSCGDNEITALDVAHLASLEWLSVSNDFDLETLTLGEHPKLLFLDIYGTKVQSLDLAKYPLLEELSCAYAKLTSLDLSHSKQLRRLSCSKNPFRGLDVSHCPLLEELSCGDLEIASIDLSNNPKLTSLQMGHNNLSQLDLSAQKELKVLYLFNNNLTKLDLSAQTHLEQLLCNNNQLTEITLAAGVPLSKVEIYDNQIKDPQMAQIVAKLPDRTGLTRGLFKVINTPSQTEGNVCTKALVDQALGKYWRVVDYADFADFGKGLDYRGSDAPELGEGMIKLTFDKAGSTIQLTVGVLGEMQVTGTTEPVISSKDPISYTIEGTELLLRGDIYRLIVSGAAIKGIELTKAQYLRELELHDYQPATIQLTDLPHLVTLRLHDNQLTDIQLSGTPLLNLLSCYGNKLTVEAGKKLIASLPKRLEEEKATILWLNSQGAGADNAFQEELLYLAHAQGWEMSDYLGGASGDTGSPIGFPIANHPVFAPTTESALQVRVALDMLHVTTAPDTSIALYDMTGQLLLQTQSDADGLCDIPLVALTERLYIVATPVESVKCLIP; this is encoded by the coding sequence ATGACTATGCTCATGGGCCTCGCCCTATGCTCTTTACAGAGCTATGCAGCTTCTCGCATCCTATTTACCACGGCTCTGCCAGTAGGATCGACGATCACACTCACCATATCGGCCGATGGTGCAGTAACGGCTCAAGGCCTAGCAGGAGCGATCCTCGCTGATGGCAAGCCACACGCCTATACCATCGAGAGTGCTGATGTGAAGCTCTCAGGAGCCATCACGGCTATCACCCTCTCTCACCAAAAGCTCTCCGCTCTAGACGTCCGTCAGGCCAAAGAGCTTGCTGAGCTACGTTGTGATAATAACAACCTCACCGAGCTAAACATTGCTTACGCCAAGGCTCTCCATCGCCTGGACTGTACCTACAACCAGCTAGAGCGTCTCGACATCCCCAAAGAGTCTCTCCTCAAGGAGCTGCGCCTCAAGGGCAACTACGTCAAGAGCCTAGCCCTCGCTCAATGCGCCGATCTAGAGATCCTAGACTACTCGGACAACTACTACCCCTCGTCAGTAGATCTCAGCAAGTGTACGAAGCTACAGCAACTAGACGTCTCGAAAAACAAGATTCGCTCGCTAGACTTAACGCAAAACGTGGATCTGCGCACCCTCTCTTGTGGAGACAACGAGATCACCGCCCTAGATGTAGCGCACCTAGCCTCACTGGAGTGGCTCTCCGTATCAAATGACTTTGACCTCGAGACATTGACCCTCGGAGAGCACCCTAAGCTGCTCTTCCTAGACATCTACGGCACGAAGGTACAGAGCCTCGATCTGGCTAAGTATCCACTACTCGAGGAGCTCTCCTGCGCTTATGCCAAGCTCACGAGCCTAGATCTCTCGCACAGCAAGCAGCTTCGCAGGCTGAGCTGTAGCAAGAACCCCTTTAGAGGACTAGACGTGTCACACTGCCCACTACTCGAGGAGCTCAGCTGTGGAGACCTGGAGATAGCTTCGATCGATCTGAGTAACAATCCCAAGCTCACCTCCCTGCAGATGGGACACAACAACCTCTCGCAGCTCGACCTCTCTGCGCAGAAAGAGCTCAAGGTGCTTTATCTCTTTAATAATAACCTTACTAAGCTCGACCTCTCCGCACAGACTCATCTAGAGCAGTTACTCTGCAACAATAACCAGCTCACCGAGATCACCCTCGCAGCAGGAGTCCCGCTCAGCAAAGTGGAGATCTATGACAATCAGATCAAGGATCCTCAGATGGCTCAGATTGTTGCCAAGCTACCTGACCGCACAGGGCTCACGAGAGGACTCTTCAAGGTGATCAATACGCCTAGCCAGACGGAGGGTAATGTCTGCACCAAGGCTCTGGTCGATCAGGCGCTAGGTAAGTATTGGCGTGTGGTCGACTATGCTGACTTTGCCGACTTTGGCAAGGGTCTTGACTACCGTGGCTCTGATGCTCCCGAGCTGGGCGAGGGGATGATCAAGCTCACCTTTGACAAGGCAGGCAGTACCATACAGCTCACCGTCGGCGTGCTCGGCGAGATGCAAGTCACAGGCACCACCGAGCCTGTCATCAGCTCTAAGGATCCTATCTCCTACACCATCGAGGGCACAGAGCTACTCCTCCGTGGAGATATTTACAGACTGATCGTTAGCGGAGCCGCCATTAAGGGCATAGAGCTTACCAAGGCGCAGTATCTACGCGAACTCGAGCTACACGACTATCAGCCCGCAACGATTCAGTTGACGGATTTGCCACACCTTGTGACACTCCGGCTACACGACAATCAGCTCACAGACATCCAGCTGAGTGGCACCCCACTGCTTAACCTGCTCTCTTGCTACGGCAACAAGCTAACCGTTGAGGCTGGTAAGAAACTCATTGCGAGCCTCCCCAAGCGCCTCGAGGAGGAGAAAGCAACGATCCTCTGGCTCAATAGTCAGGGAGCGGGTGCTGACAATGCATTTCAGGAGGAGCTCCTTTACCTAGCTCACGCACAGGGCTGGGAGATGAGTGACTATCTAGGAGGGGCCAGTGGCGACACGGGATCACCTATCGGCTTCCCGATAGCGAACCACCCCGTCTTCGCACCTACGACCGAGTCGGCACTGCAGGTGCGCGTGGCGCTGGACATGCTACACGTCACTACCGCACCAGACACCTCGATCGCGCTCTATGATATGACGGGTCAGCTACTGCTGCAGACGCAGTCTGACGCTGATGGACTGTGCGACATTCCGCTAGTAGCCCTCACAGAGCGACTCTACATCGTCGCTACGCCAGTCGAGTCGGTCAAGTGTCTCATCCCTTAA
- a CDS encoding T9SS type A sorting domain-containing protein, translating to MNRFFRFTLSLLLLTALAVGARAQDYGIEIGGTPVTSSNAASIWTGTGDGEQGKISFDPTTRVLTLDNVRMNCTGNTESIYIHEGTPEVTILLKGTNVLKHHLGRISLEGQKVIITGKGGSLQCTAKGVACYIDNGCQLVVQGGCTVDVAGDYGITGGGYGERTSLTIDGEEGTVFKAKGGNMPSMSDLGNIYLRNCVIVEPYGAKVDGGEVVIDGDPISDQIIIKKVSSDYDIKVNGVAITPENAADVLGDQTVTYKKKYATLILSNSHIEAKGVPAIEAKTPVYITLVGENKISSDSDTALLLGGEESMVHGNGSLEVSAPAGTAIEVKGSLKIQGVNCTATGLRALHGDKETARLTIEDARLALDGSEGALYDFADLSLIRTAIVTPQGAVAQQGAIMLDGSICKGKVLIDRPVDIPLFVTGKQVTTANCHDILGDGTISYDPEKKLLKLNGFKFVTEEMIQGISVMQALGNITIEVHGDNEIVTNYMGLVFTSGGNIVGDGTLKITSKSQALVVNGTSVTIEKGPKLIISGEDSGIFGYLEYGGEIIFDAANVIVEKGGIVNLFEIVFEGCGVSTPQGSEIIVSHDQQRDKDYKSVGLNGEVYKGRIVVDIAGGVEDTLAPASCQMRIAEGILYVRSDVSQTLSLLDLDGRVRYATEAVAGEEYRIEGLSSGSYLLRVGSQTYKVVLP from the coding sequence ATGAATCGTTTTTTCAGATTTACGCTCAGCCTCTTGCTCCTGACGGCACTTGCCGTAGGAGCAAGGGCTCAAGACTATGGCATAGAGATTGGCGGCACGCCCGTGACCTCTAGCAATGCCGCTTCTATTTGGACAGGTACTGGTGACGGGGAGCAGGGTAAGATCTCCTTTGACCCCACGACACGAGTACTCACGCTCGACAATGTGCGCATGAACTGCACGGGCAATACCGAGAGTATCTATATCCACGAGGGGACGCCAGAGGTGACGATCCTGCTAAAAGGTACCAACGTCCTGAAGCATCACCTAGGACGTATCTCCCTCGAGGGGCAGAAGGTCATCATCACGGGCAAGGGTGGATCCCTCCAGTGTACTGCCAAGGGGGTCGCTTGTTACATTGATAACGGGTGCCAGCTCGTCGTGCAGGGAGGCTGCACCGTAGATGTAGCGGGCGACTACGGCATCACCGGTGGTGGATATGGCGAGCGCACCTCTCTAACCATCGATGGCGAGGAGGGGACGGTTTTCAAAGCAAAGGGAGGCAATATGCCCTCTATGTCTGACCTTGGCAATATCTACCTCAGAAACTGCGTCATCGTAGAGCCTTATGGTGCTAAAGTCGATGGAGGTGAAGTCGTGATAGATGGAGATCCCATCTCTGATCAGATCATCATCAAGAAAGTCTCTAGCGACTATGACATCAAGGTCAACGGCGTAGCCATCACCCCAGAGAATGCGGCCGACGTCTTAGGCGATCAAACGGTTACCTACAAGAAGAAGTACGCCACACTCATCCTCTCGAATAGTCATATCGAGGCTAAGGGCGTCCCTGCCATCGAGGCTAAGACGCCTGTCTACATCACGCTCGTAGGAGAAAACAAGATCTCCTCCGACAGCGACACAGCCCTCCTGCTAGGTGGTGAGGAGTCGATGGTCCACGGAAACGGATCCCTCGAGGTAAGCGCCCCCGCCGGCACGGCTATCGAAGTAAAGGGTAGTCTCAAGATCCAGGGCGTCAACTGTACTGCTACAGGGCTTCGTGCGCTACATGGAGACAAGGAGACCGCTAGACTCACCATCGAAGACGCACGCCTCGCCCTGGACGGATCAGAAGGAGCACTCTACGACTTTGCCGATCTCTCCTTGATACGTACAGCGATCGTCACACCGCAGGGCGCTGTCGCTCAGCAGGGCGCTATCATGCTAGACGGTAGCATCTGTAAGGGCAAAGTGCTTATCGACAGACCCGTCGACATACCGCTATTCGTTACAGGCAAGCAAGTGACCACAGCCAATTGCCACGATATCCTAGGAGACGGTACCATCTCTTATGACCCAGAGAAGAAGCTCCTCAAGCTCAACGGCTTTAAGTTTGTCACCGAGGAGATGATCCAAGGCATCAGCGTGATGCAAGCTCTAGGAAACATCACCATCGAGGTGCATGGAGACAACGAAATAGTCACCAACTATATGGGTCTCGTCTTTACCTCAGGAGGCAACATCGTCGGAGATGGCACCCTCAAGATTACCTCCAAGAGTCAGGCTCTAGTCGTCAATGGTACGAGTGTCACTATCGAGAAAGGTCCTAAGCTGATCATCTCCGGAGAAGACTCCGGCATCTTCGGGTACCTCGAGTACGGAGGCGAGATCATCTTCGATGCAGCTAATGTCATCGTCGAGAAGGGGGGCATCGTCAACCTCTTTGAGATCGTCTTCGAGGGGTGTGGAGTATCGACCCCTCAAGGCAGTGAGATCATCGTCTCTCACGACCAGCAGCGTGACAAGGACTACAAGAGTGTCGGACTCAACGGCGAGGTTTACAAAGGCCGGATTGTCGTCGATATCGCTGGAGGGGTAGAGGATACCCTTGCGCCTGCTAGCTGTCAGATGCGCATCGCTGAGGGCATACTCTACGTTCGGTCAGACGTGAGTCAGACACTCTCACTACTGGACCTAGATGGACGAGTACGCTACGCCACTGAGGCTGTGGCTGGCGAGGAGTACCGTATAGAGGGGCTCTCCTCTGGTAGCTACCTCTTGCGCGTAGGATCACAAACGTACAAGGTGGTTCTTCCATAG